The DNA segment AATTTTGCCCACGACTAGAGGAATTAAATACAGTTGCTTTATATGCGAGAACATGAATCAGACCTTTGCTTACAATACACGATCCTAAGAGGATTCAGTTAAGTGCAGTGCAGATGACAAACAAAGTGTACCCCGCGGAGTAATGTACATACTCTGGTTGATGTACTCCAAAGCCTTGGAGCGGATTAAAACTAATATCCCTTAATCCTGTTTACAGAATGTTCAGTCGCACGATGCTTCTCAAGTTCTTTGCCTCGCCAGAATTAAATTCTTCTCGCAGCTTTTGTTACACGGTAATTGCTATCAAGTGttctccaagttcgtaacataAGAGGAACAGAGGATCGTTCTTGTCCGGTTATGCTCAAAGTTTACAATTTGAAAACGACAAGATTCTAGTTGCAAGTAAAAACGTGCAGCTCTGTTCGACGAAAGGAAGAAACGGTTGAAAATGAATGGTTACCGGTTACAGCGACGATGGCACCCATCCGCTGGCAGCCTTCGACGATGATGAGCTTCTGCTGGGGCGAGGTACGGGCGAACACAATTTCGGTGTGATACCTGAGAATCTCGTCCAGTTGGTCGGAGTTCAGTTCCCTGAGTTCGGTTCCGTGGATGACGGCGGCTTTGGCTTCGCGAGGATTGACTTCGGATACCGGGATGTTCAACCGTTGAGCGATGTCCTCGACGGTTTCGTTACCTGACGATGCAAGATACCATTCTTATCAACACGACTGTTTCAACAACTCTGAGAACTGTTTTACCAATATAACGGAGTAATGAAGTTGAAGTTAAGTTTTAAAAGAGATACACAGAACTAGACCACCTAAATATCAAGGGTTGTTGTCACGTAAATTTCTGATTTAAAGTAAAAACTGACCTTCAGAGATGATGCCGACGGATTTGGCAATGGCTTTGGCAGTGATCGGGTGGTCACCGGTTACCATGATGACCTTGATGCCGGCGGAACGGCACTTGGCGACCGCGTCGGGCACCGCAGCCCTGGGCGGGTCGATCATAGACATCAGGCCCACAAAGCGGAGTCCGTCTACCGGGAAGTTCGGGTCGTCCGAGTTGAACTTGAAGCCGATCGGGAATTTGTCGGACGGCAGTATGTAGTCGCAGAAACCGAGCACACGTTCACCAAGACCGCCCAGTTCGAGGTAAGCATTGTTGAACGCCTCCTTCATCTCCTCGTCCAGCACCTTCTCCTTGCCACCGATGAAAATGGTCGAGCAACGATCGAGAATCCTCTCCGGCGCGCCCTTCATCACCAACAGGTGTCTCGGGTCCTCTGGGTTGTCCGACTCGTGGATGGATACCTGGTACTTGTTGGTCGAGTTGAACGGGATCTCGCAGACCTTCTTGTTACGTTTCCTGATGCTCATCACGTCGCCAAGAGCCAGTTCCATGCATTTCAAGAGAGCAGCCTCCGAAGCGTCGCCGTTCACTTCCCTCTTCAGAATCGGTTGTCCTTCCTGGCCTGGCTTGAACTCGGCGCGGTTGCAGAGGGTCGCGATCTTGGCCAACGCCTTGAACCCGGGACTGGTACGGTCGTATTGGAGCCCTGATTGATCCTCTGTCGTGTCGGCTTCGATGATCTGATTGTCGAACCACATGTGAGCGACGGTCATACGGTTCTGCGTCAATGTGCCGGTCTTGTCCGAGCAGATGGTCGAGGTCGAGCCCAGTGTTTCGACGGCCTCCAGATTCTTAACCAGACAATTCTTAGACGCCATTCGTTTCGCGGTCAATGTCAAGCAAACGGTAACGGTAGCGAGCAAACCCTCCGGCACGTTAGCCACGATGATACCGATCAAGAATATTACAGCGTCGAGCCAATGGTAGCCGAGAATGAACGCGATTATGAAAAACGTGACACCGAGGAACACGGCCACACCGGTAATCAAATGAATGAAGTGGTGGATCTCCTTAGCAATCGGTGTCTCACCGGTATCAAGGCCGGATGCTAAACCAGCGATCCTTCCCATCACCGTCTGATCGCCACAGCAGATCACCACCCCCTTCGCGGTGCCTTCGACGGCGTTTGTCGAGAAGAACGCGAGATTTTTCGTTTCCAACGGGTTCTCGTTCGTGAATTCCGGAGACCTCGACTGGGGCTCGGATTCGCCTGTCAGCGAGCTGTTGTCCACTTTGAATCCCCGCGACTCGATGATCCTGATGTCCGCCGGTATACGATCGCCGAATTTCACCTCGACCACGTCCCCGAGCACCAACTCCTCCGCCCTCAGCGTCAGCTTCTCGCCCTCCCTGATCGCGGTCGCGTACTGCGGTACCATGTTCTTGAACGACTCCATGATCTTGCTGGACTTGCTCTCCTGGTAGTACGAGAATATGCCTGTGACTATCACCACGGCGGCCAACACGATGCCCAGGTAGAGATTGTCGTCGTTCGGGTCCTCGCTGGTCGTCGCCTGGATCGAGTACGCGATGAAGCAGAGGATCGCGCCGATCCACAGCAGCAACGCGAAACCGCCGAACAGATTCTTGCAGAATTTCACCCATTCCGGTGTCTGTTTCGGCGGGGTCAACGCGTTCGGACCGTCCCTCTCGAGGTTCTCCTTTGCCTTCGCATGGCTAAGGCCCTGAAACAGCACGATCGAGCGTTGTTAACGCGTACTAATGCGTTAGTGGCTGCCAAAGGGCAGCCATTATGGTACCCGTTCTTCCGTTTCGTTCGAAGTTAACAGAAAGAGCAATGCTCACGGTTAAGTAAAACCTGTGGGGACCAAGTTATCTTGGTCACCTACGATTAGTGGATGTACAAAGGAAACTTTCTGAGTTTACTGAGTAAAATTAAGGGTGGgaagtataaaatattcattgagaatttTTCTAATTAATATAATCGCTATGTAACTTTTTATATGTAACGTATCGATGGTAATGATATTAAAGAACGTTATTGTTAAAGAAAACGACAGAAGTCGGAGATGAGACAGTTTGTTGGATTTGGATTCGTATTATTTATACTTTTCATCGCGAGAGCTACCCCCttattttttacttttacaCCTTTCTTGCCTTCCGATCGACTCGTACGTATCAGTATCGTGGAGAAACGGTTGCGACGCGTTCCGCAATCAGCTCTGCTAAATAAGGGACATCATGAATTTCGCGTCAACGATGATACTCGAGAGCTTTAAATAACACGATCGATCGAAGGCGCGCGACGCCTGCACCGCGGCCgtaaaaagagaaagaggaaacGCTGGTTTCGCGTCAGCCTCGTGTAATTATTCTAAACTGGAACGCGAGTTTGCATGGAAAAACCTTCGGCTCTTTTTATTCGTCTATCCAGTTTTCGTTCGAGCGTTCGTTGAAAAAGATATCTGAAAGTTGCGACTGGGCGAGAATTTTCAACGCTTCAGGCGTGGCTAGTGGTAGTCGTGTTCGAAATATTCTTTTGGGAAATATATTATTGACAGTAAAGTAAAATCTGAATAAACTAAGGGTATATGAAACGCGGTAATAGAAATTATAGTTAGTCGATTGCAAAATAGATTTGAAAAATTCCCTTGCAATCACTCAATTGCTTTTGCCCTTTTCGAAGTTTTACTTTCGTCGCTTACGTTTTCGGGGTGCGTTTGAAATCTCTGATACAGTTCCTCGGGCGTGATTTTGTGGAAGTCAATGTCCAACTCCTGTTTCAAGTCCTCTAGATTATCCGTCTTCCGCTTTGGGTTCTTCCGCCGCGACTGTTTTGGGAAAATAAACAGGGTTAGTTAAATTGCTGTAATTAAACGCGTTGGATTAATCAGGGGTATGTTATTTCAGGTTAagcatatatacacacacagatGTCCATTAAAAAGTATTAAGAGTATTAagtattaaatattttaaataaatactgTAACAGTATATCTGTCCAGCGATAATAATTTCTGTGATACGATAAGGTTTCTTTAAAAAAGACAAGCATCTCAATACTTTTGAACGAGACTTTATATAATATACACACGCGACTTTTCTTTAACAATTAAATCACTATGTAAGCTGCGGAATTAGCGAGCTAGCAATCGCGTTTACGAGGATACGTATAACTACTCAACACTTTGAGCCCTATTAGCGTCATATAACATCTTGCATAATTTTTTACAGTGCTTTGTGAGCGTCAAACGATGTGCCCTCTAGATTTaatgaataaaaaatatattttatcgaATCACGAGCATTCTTTTTGTATCAAAAAAAGTTTATTGTAAACAAATTTAGTGAACCTCTATAAGTAATTAAACATAAAAAAGTCTTGAAAGACATTTTTTCAAACTACGTCGAAATACTTCAGAACATCGTACTCAGCTCTGTATTAAAATTGACAGAGCTCAAAGTGTTGCGTTTATGAGTACCAATATTTTTCTCTTAATACCCTCAGGTGTACACGATATCACAAAAACAATATTCTCTCGTAGAGAGAACCTTGGATGGGTTGAACATAAAAAATATTTAGTCGAAAAGCAGTTTGTTACAACATATCTCAACTATGTCGTTCTTTTTCAATTTCTCATGCTGGTGAAAATAAATTTGAACAGAGTAACAAACAAGTTAAGCAGGACATTAAAACCCTCGTACGTGAGAATTAATCGTCACAGGTTAATTAAACATCATTCATTAGCGTAGACACGAGAACTATCGAGGGACCTGTTCGAATGTACACTCTGACAAACCCTTCACCCCCCCTGTTAGTCGTTCATCCTAAATGAACGCGAAACGTTCAACTCGTGGCAACTTCCACGCGAATGAACTTCATTTCAAGTAATTTGTACAGTGTTTATTACATGTTAGTAGCTCGTGTTACAACGTGTCCAAGTATATACAGCGCGAGAGACAGTGTGTTAGTACCGATCACCAGACAGGATAGAAGAGCCCTTCGTTTTTGCAGTAGAcagaagagaagaaaaattgATTGAAACCGGAAAAGTGTCTTATGGAAAGAAAGAGACAGAACAGGAAACGAAGAAGTCATTTTTAGAAGAATTCTGTGAAAGCATAgttaaagagagaaagagagagagaatttccaGAGGAGAATGGTTAGTTCGGAGACGACggtgaagagaaagagaattgaGAGCAGAGAATTCGCGGGGCtcgtggaaatagcgattgtaggatAGCAGAGAGAATGGCGTCTCTCTGCAATGAAGCCAAGCCCCGCGGACAGACGAAAAATCGCCGGCGTAACAGACGGGCGACCATCGTGGATCGGAAGTCCCATTATTGAATACCTTGTACATCCCGTCGGCTGTTTTGTTGTCGTCGCGAATTTTCGGTAACGTTGCGACCCTGTACGAGTCTGAGCGGCCATGCTGTAAAAAATGAGATGgtgaaaaaaaatacaaaataaatCGATGAGTCGTAACGGCACCGTGCGAAAAACTCACAAGATTACAACTCAttaaaaatggaaataaaagTGTCGCGATTAGAGATGCCACGCGGTTCGGGTTCGATGACGTGAATTGTGGTGACGATGGAGTCGAAGCGTGTGTGATTCACTCTCGAAAGATCGCTCTTCAACATTCTAGCAAGCTCGAGTAAAATGAAAACGCACACAAAGCACTCCACATTCAATCCAGATTTGTAAATGAGTTTACGTTTCCCAAGCtttcgaatttcaactctctttCGTCTGTTCGCCCCATTTACGAAATACAACGCGAGACGCGTTTAATAATGGACGATCGTCGTCCAAGCAATTTTCCACCGCTCTATTCGCAGTTCCTTCCGATATTAAGATTGGACATGAAAATACAACGATGCAGAATTGTTTGGCTTTCGAAAAACACTCGAATCAAACGCGCGTTTGAATCCGAAACGTTACGGTTTGGATAACGCCCGCTTCCGGTACCAGTTCGACAGAGGCGCGTCGATGGAAATCGTTCGTTAATCGACTACCAAATTAATTCTGACGGCTCGTTGTGTGCTTCTGTTCGAAGGACGCTGCTTTCTTTGTTACCAACTGCGAGTTTTACGAAACTCGAGGGCGACATTGAATCGAACTTGTACGGTGATTCTGTTTTAACTCCTTATGTGTTGTAGTTGTCTATTTAAACTGCAGCATATAATTTAATGCTTAATATAAGgattatatattgtacaagAATAAAGAAAGAATCGAAGAAAAAGAGACTCATTCTATTAAATGTTATCGAAGATATCAAGTGGAAATAGGGGTTGTTGCGGTTCCGCAGTGCCTATACGCGGGCCAGATATTCGTTTCAATGCTGCAAATACGGTGATTTCGATGTCAACGAATAAGAACACGCGCTGGGAATGATAGCCAGTGGTTAAAATCTCTGGctctaataataataaataaaatttccatttcaatctATTCGAATCGCGTGAATAAACTTAAACAGCCACTCgcagctatttaaatcgcgaagaATGGGGTTTCATTTAGGCGTGAGAATCGTAGAAGGAACAGAATATTCACGGAGTGGCTCCAGAGGAGTATCTCCGCGTTGCCACGAACAAGTAATCTAATTTTCTCGACACTCCGAATGCATACGAACGACGTAGTAATGCGAGCACCGATGAAATCTCGAAACGTTCCTCCGTAGGGGTTGTTCCCAAGGCTGAACCCTTAGAAAGTCGATGACAAATTACGAATTCGCGAAGGGTCGCACCCCTCTCTCGCGCAAAATGATACTTGGAAACTTGATTCATCGATTCTAGTCGGATTAGTCATGTCTGCGCTCGCAAACAGCTTACGCAGCTATCGACGCACCCTGAGGAGACTTTGTGCGAAAACTCTTCTACGTACGTTGCGTGTGTTTAGAAATTGAATGAGAAGTATTATTGAAAGTACGAGGACCCTAACAGTTCCGTTCAAGCTTTCCACGAAGGTGTCGTTCTTTTGGATTTCGATGCTTTTGATCTGTCGCGCCGCGTATCGATCGGGTTCGCGAACGTGTGCGTGTGTGCCACGAGCGATGCGATAATTGTCACTCGTTGCAGAAGATTTTGCTTAGCCGCAGTGCAGTAAATTGTCTCGACCTCTCGTCGACTCGGAACGGTGATTGCAATCCCGTACGTGTCGCGGAAGTAAGTGAAACAGATTAACGCCTGGCCAGTGGTTCTCAATGTCGAACGGACGACGTCAAGTCGGCACGAACGTCGCGTCGGATGGACTTAATTGTTTCGCTATCTTCTTCCTTTTTCCTCGATTTTTATTTCGTTTCTGCGATATTAGAAAGAGAATTTTCAATAATATTAGAAGATATATCTTTTAATAATCCCTTCTTTTTTAATAGGATTTTTTTGTTGAAAATTAGATAGCAAAGTTTGCGCAGTATGTATCTTTCAATGCACTAATCAAGATATTTTGATTCAGATCATGGAGCTTCCTCCGCGAACAAGTTTTCCAAGCTGCTACGGTCAAAGTGAAACTTCCAAAAGCTTCTGTCTCCTCGTTTAGCGAACTTTTTCATCCAGGTGAGTAAAAATTTTGTAATCAGCGAGATCGAAGGTTTCAGTTCAGTCCAAACTTTGTGTTTATACATAGAAGACAGAATTAATTacataatattaataaaatagtGTCTGGTTCGATTGTAGCCAAATTTACTCTCTTTAAATAAACGAACGACTTTCCACGCATGCACGTGGACTGATAAGGAGAAATGTTATCTAATCAGTTTCGATAcagtaaagaaatattaattaaagaTGTAATCATTTCATCGTAAAATTATTATTCATACTTCAACTTTTTGCAGCTTGGCGATTTCATCGTTGAAGGTTCCACGATCGAGCGTTAAGCCCCATAAGACGTCGAGGAAAGATAATGTTTAACTATTTAATTAGTTATCGAAACATCTGGCTTGATCTCCAGACCACGGAGAATGAgaaaatgtttcacagtaaAATAATTATACTTCTCCGTGTCGATTCCTCCGAATTCTAACGAATCAAACTCACGAAGAACACTATTCGAGTACTTGGAAATGAATTTCTCCGAGTAATCGAACGGAATTTGAACAGAAACGGTCGATCGCCACTGATAAAGATCATCATAAATAAAGGgcaaaaatgaatgtgaaatgaatgaaacgtggaaacgttgAAAATGGCATCGAAGGTGGAGCGGACGTGGTTCAGCGCGGGCGACGAATGCTCAGCCTCTCTCTATTGATCCAAATGATACAGACACAAAGGTACGCGGCCGTTCGTAAACGATTTTAACGAGCGGTGTGTGTCGACGGCAGCTCTCGTTCCGTCGAAATAAATTGCCTCGGATAGCCGAGCGCTGTGTCATGCCCTCCCGGCTCGCCGTATGACCGATATTTCAATGGCTTATTCCACTTCCGCTCCTTCCATTTCCCATAAATCCGAGCGTAGGGCTCCGCGCGCTCGTACATCTTCCAATAAAAAGAACATCTCGCGCGTCTCGCAAGCCTTAACGATACTTATACAACTCTGACTCTGACTCTGAATGtgataattatttttttaaattatcctCTGCTTCTTTTTATGCTTCTTTTTTCCTGTTTTCGGTTCTTACGATTCTACGTATCGCGTGAAATATCTGGAATTGCGGTCagcgtttaatacgaggattcATCGGACGGTTTGAGGCACTTGAATCGCGCGCCACGTGTCTGACCTTTAGAGGACTAATACCGCTTACCCCCGCGGAGCGAATTTCCCTTTTAACGTCACGATCGTTCGCGAATCCGATTTTGCAAATGGTCGATGCACGTCGCGTCCACGGTGTCTTCTTATTGCCAGTGTCAACAGTTGCTACGTCCAAGCGCAAAGCCGATTGTCCTAGTTCGCCTAATCAATGCCCTTTGTGTCCAACGACCGTTCGTTGATGGCCTCCAGTTCTCAGCCGCGCGATTCGAAAGGTCTGAACTTTGTTTACGGTAAAAAAGATTCGTCGCTGCGAGGGGAACGGAAATTCTAGAATCGTAAAAGCGCGCCACCGTCGCGGGCCCTGATTGGTTAATTGGAAGTCGTACAACAATTCCCGCGAGAAATTCCAGCTCGCCTCTTAATCTCCACCTACACCTCCGCGAGAACACCGGCCAATCGCGTCGCTCGCTCGACTTATGTTTTAAACGAGTCATTTTTCAATCAAAAACTCTTTTAGGACAGAGAACCGCTCTTCGAACCGTCGCGCGCGTCGCGCTGCGCTTTCGAGACCCGTTCGATCG comes from the Xylocopa sonorina isolate GNS202 chromosome 1, iyXylSono1_principal, whole genome shotgun sequence genome and includes:
- the Atpalpha gene encoding sodium/potassium-transporting ATPase subunit alpha isoform X6 → MASKGKLATESRRKNPKRKTDNLEDLKQELDIDFHKITPEELYQRFQTHPENGLSHAKAKENLERDGPNALTPPKQTPEWVKFCKNLFGGFALLLWIGAILCFIAYSIQATTSEDPNDDNLYLGIVLAAVVIVTGIFSYYQESKSSKIMESFKNMVPQYATAIREGEKLTLRAEELVLGDVVEVKFGDRIPADIRIIESRGFKVDNSSLTGESEPQSRSPEFTNENPLETKNLAFFSTNAVEGTAKGVVICCGDQTVMGRIAGLASGLDTGETPIAKEIHHFIHLITGVAVFLGVTFFIIAFILGYHWLDAVIFLIGIIVANVPEGLLATVTVCLTLTAKRMASKNCLVKNLEAVETLGSTSTICSDKTGTLTQNRMTVAHMWFDNQIIEADTTEDQSGLQYDRTSPGFKALAKIATLCNRAEFKPGQEGQPILKREVNGDASEAALLKCMELALGDVMSIRKRNKKVCEIPFNSTNKYQVSIHESDNPEDPRHLLVMKGAPERILDRCSTIFIGGKEKVLDEEMKEAFNNAYLELGGLGERVLGFCDYILPSDKFPIGFKFNSDDPNFPVDGLRFVGLMSMIDPPRAAVPDAVAKCRSAGIKVIMVTGDHPITAKAIAKSVGIISEGNETVEDIAQRLNIPVSEVNPREAKAAVIHGTELRELNSDQLDEILRYHTEIVFARTSPQQKLIIVEGCQRMGAIVAVTGDGVNDSPALKKADIGVAMGIAGSDVSKQAADMILLDDNFASIVTGVEEGRLIFDNLKKSIAYTLTSNIPEISPFLAFILCDIPLPLGTVTILCIDLGTDMVPAISLAYEEAESDIMKRHPRNPFTDKLVNERLISMAYGQIGMIQAAAGFFVYFVIMAENGFLPLHLFGIRKMWDSKAINDLRDSYGQEWTYRDRKTLEFTCHTAFFVSIVIVQWADLIVCKTRRNSIIHQGMRNWALNFGLVFETALAAFLSYTPGMDKGLRMFPLKFVWWLPALPFMFAIFIYDETRRFYLRRNPGGWLEQETYY
- the Atpalpha gene encoding sodium/potassium-transporting ATPase subunit alpha isoform X2 — its product is MASKGKLATEHGRSDSYRVATLPKIRDDNKTADGMYKSRRKNPKRKTDNLEDLKQELDIDFHKITPEELYQRFQTHPENGLSHAKAKENLERDGPNALTPPKQTPEWVKFCKNLFGGFALLLWIGAILCFIAYSIQATTSEDPNDDNLYLGIVLAAVVIVTGIFSYYQESKSSKIMESFKNMVPQYATAIREGEKLTLRAEELVLGDVVEVKFGDRIPADIRIIESRGFKVDNSSLTGESEPQSRSPEFTNENPLETKNLAFFSTNAVEGTAKGVVICCGDQTVMGRIAGLASGLDTGETPIAKEIHHFIHLITGVAVFLGVTFFIIAFILGYHWLDAVIFLIGIIVANVPEGLLATVTVCLTLTAKRMASKNCLVKNLEAVETLGSTSTICSDKTGTLTQNRMTVAHMWFDNQIIEADTTEDQSGLQYDRTSPGFKALAKIATLCNRAEFKPGQEGQPILKREVNGDASEAALLKCMELALGDVMSIRKRNKKVCEIPFNSTNKYQVSIHESDNPEDPRHLLVMKGAPERILDRCSTIFIGGKEKVLDEEMKEAFNNAYLELGGLGERVLGFCDYILPSDKFPIGFKFNSDDPNFPVDGLRFVGLMSMIDPPRAAVPDAVAKCRSAGIKVIMVTGDHPITAKAIAKSVGIISEGNETVEDIAQRLNIPVSEVNPREAKAAVIHGTELRELNSDQLDEILRYHTEIVFARTSPQQKLIIVEGCQRMGAIVAVTGDGVNDSPALKKADIGVAMGIAGSDVSKQAADMILLDDNFASIVTGVEEGRLIFDNLKKSIAYTLTSNIPEISPFLAFILCDIPLPLGTVTILCIDLGTDMVPAISLAYEAPESDIMKRQPRDPYRDNLVNRRLISMAYGQIGMIQAAAGFFVYFVIMAENGFLPLHLFGIRKMWDSKAINDLRDSYGQEWTYRDRKTLEFTCHTAFFVSIVIVQWADLIVCKTRRNSIIHQGMRNWALNFGLVFETALAAFLSYTPGMDKGLRMFPLKFVWWLPALPFMFAIFIYDETRRFYLRRNPGGWLEQETYY
- the Atpalpha gene encoding sodium/potassium-transporting ATPase subunit alpha isoform X3; its protein translation is MASKGKLATEHGRSDSYRVATLPKIRDDNKTADGMYKSRRKNPKRKTDNLEDLKQELDIDFHKITPEELYQRFQTHPENGLSHAKAKENLERDGPNALTPPKQTPEWVKFCKNLFGGFALLLWIGAILCFIAYSIQATTSEDPNDDNLYLGIVLAAVVIVTGIFSYYQESKSSKIMESFKNMVPQYATAIREGEKLTLRAEELVLGDVVEVKFGDRIPADIRIIESRGFKVDNSSLTGESEPQSRSPEFTNENPLETKNLAFFSTNAVEGTAKGVVICCGDQTVMGRIAGLASGLDTGETPIAKEIHHFIHLITGVAVFLGVTFFIIAFILGYHWLDAVIFLIGIIVANVPEGLLATVTVCLTLTAKRMASKNCLVKNLEAVETLGSTSTICSDKTGTLTQNRMTVAHMWFDNQIIEADTTEDQSGLQYDRTSPGFKALAKIATLCNRAEFKPGQEGQPILKREVNGDASEAALLKCMELALGDVMSIRKRNKKVCEIPFNSTNKYQVSIHESDNPEDPRHLLVMKGAPERILDRCSTIFIGGKEKVLDEEMKEAFNNAYLELGGLGERVLGFCDYILPSDKFPIGFKFNSDDPNFPVDGLRFVGLMSMIDPPRAAVPDAVAKCRSAGIKVIMVTGDHPITAKAIAKSVGIISEGNETVEDIAQRLNIPVSEVNPREAKAAVIHGTELRELNSDQLDEILRYHTEIVFARTSPQQKLIIVEGCQRMGAIVAVTGDGVNDSPALKKADIGVAMGIAGSDVSKQAADMILLDDNFASIVTGVEEGRLIFDNLKKSIAYTLTSNIPEISPFLAFILCDIPLPLGTVTILCIDLGTDMVPAISLAYEKAESDIMKRRPRNPYHDNLVNERLISMAYGQIGMIQAAAGFFVYFVIMAENGFLPLHLFGIRKMWDSKAINDLRDSYGQEWTYRDRKTLEFTCHTAFFVSIVIVQWADLIVCKTRRNSIIHQGMRNWALNFGLVFETALAAFLSYTPGMDKGLRMFPLKFVWWLPALPFMFAIFIYDETRRFYLRRNPGGWLEQETYY
- the Atpalpha gene encoding sodium/potassium-transporting ATPase subunit alpha isoform X1; amino-acid sequence: MASKGKLATEHGRSDSYRVATLPKIRDDNKTADGMYKSRRKNPKRKTDNLEDLKQELDIDFHKITPEELYQRFQTHPENGLSHAKAKENLERDGPNALTPPKQTPEWVKFCKNLFGGFALLLWIGAILCFIAYSIQATTSEDPNDDNLYLGIVLAAVVIVTGIFSYYQESKSSKIMESFKNMVPQYATAIREGEKLTLRAEELVLGDVVEVKFGDRIPADIRIIESRGFKVDNSSLTGESEPQSRSPEFTNENPLETKNLAFFSTNAVEGTAKGVVICCGDQTVMGRIAGLASGLDTGETPIAKEIHHFIHLITGVAVFLGVTFFIIAFILGYHWLDAVIFLIGIIVANVPEGLLATVTVCLTLTAKRMASKNCLVKNLEAVETLGSTSTICSDKTGTLTQNRMTVAHMWFDNQIIEADTTEDQSGLQYDRTSPGFKALAKIATLCNRAEFKPGQEGQPILKREVNGDASEAALLKCMELALGDVMSIRKRNKKVCEIPFNSTNKYQVSIHESDNPEDPRHLLVMKGAPERILDRCSTIFIGGKEKVLDEEMKEAFNNAYLELGGLGERVLGFCDYILPSDKFPIGFKFNSDDPNFPVDGLRFVGLMSMIDPPRAAVPDAVAKCRSAGIKVIMVTGDHPITAKAIAKSVGIISEGNETVEDIAQRLNIPVSEVNPREAKAAVIHGTELRELNSDQLDEILRYHTEIVFARTSPQQKLIIVEGCQRMGAIVAVTGDGVNDSPALKKADIGVAMGIAGSDVSKQAADMILLDDNFASIVTGVEEGRLIFDNLKKSIAYTLTSNIPEISPFLAFILCDIPLPLGTVTILCIDLGTDMVPAISLAYEEAESDIMKRHPRNPFTDKLVNERLISMAYGQIGMIQAAAGFFVYFVIMAENGFLPLHLFGIRKMWDSKAINDLRDSYGQEWTYRDRKTLEFTCHTAFFVSIVIVQWADLIVCKTRRNSIIHQGMRNWALNFGLVFETALAAFLSYTPGMDKGLRMFPLKFVWWLPALPFMFAIFIYDETRRFYLRRNPGGWLEQETYY
- the Atpalpha gene encoding sodium/potassium-transporting ATPase subunit alpha isoform X7, which encodes MGDKSRRKNPKRKTDNLEDLKQELDIDFHKITPEELYQRFQTHPENGLSHAKAKENLERDGPNALTPPKQTPEWVKFCKNLFGGFALLLWIGAILCFIAYSIQATTSEDPNDDNLYLGIVLAAVVIVTGIFSYYQESKSSKIMESFKNMVPQYATAIREGEKLTLRAEELVLGDVVEVKFGDRIPADIRIIESRGFKVDNSSLTGESEPQSRSPEFTNENPLETKNLAFFSTNAVEGTAKGVVICCGDQTVMGRIAGLASGLDTGETPIAKEIHHFIHLITGVAVFLGVTFFIIAFILGYHWLDAVIFLIGIIVANVPEGLLATVTVCLTLTAKRMASKNCLVKNLEAVETLGSTSTICSDKTGTLTQNRMTVAHMWFDNQIIEADTTEDQSGLQYDRTSPGFKALAKIATLCNRAEFKPGQEGQPILKREVNGDASEAALLKCMELALGDVMSIRKRNKKVCEIPFNSTNKYQVSIHESDNPEDPRHLLVMKGAPERILDRCSTIFIGGKEKVLDEEMKEAFNNAYLELGGLGERVLGFCDYILPSDKFPIGFKFNSDDPNFPVDGLRFVGLMSMIDPPRAAVPDAVAKCRSAGIKVIMVTGDHPITAKAIAKSVGIISEGNETVEDIAQRLNIPVSEVNPREAKAAVIHGTELRELNSDQLDEILRYHTEIVFARTSPQQKLIIVEGCQRMGAIVAVTGDGVNDSPALKKADIGVAMGIAGSDVSKQAADMILLDDNFASIVTGVEEGRLIFDNLKKSIAYTLTSNIPEISPFLAFILCDIPLPLGTVTILCIDLGTDMVPAISLAYEEAESDIMKRHPRNPFTDKLVNERLISMAYGQIGMIQAAAGFFVYFVIMAENGFLPLHLFGIRKMWDSKAINDLRDSYGQEWTYRDRKTLEFTCHTAFFVSIVIVQWADLIVCKTRRNSIIHQGMRNWALNFGLVFETALAAFLSYTPGMDKGLRMFPLKFVWWLPALPFMFAIFIYDETRRFYLRRNPGGWLEQETYY